In Paludibaculum fermentans, the genomic stretch GGATAATGCGCATCAAACTTCTCCTTCACTTTCAGTAAGGCCGCCGGACCTGGGTGAAGGATCAGCGAGGCTCCTGAGATTCTCGAACTTAAACCGCCAATCTGCAGTACTGCAGATACTGAAGTGCCGGGCGCAATACCCGCGCCCTCGATTCACTGGACACCGCCGGATTCGGGGGCAGCTTGGAAATGCAGCGGGTCCCTTAAACTCTGAAGTTCACGGTAGTAATACAGGGCGGAAGGACGCCGGCCGTCAAACTTCAGCTTTCTCAAAAACTCGATCTCCTCTTCGGTCGCACTCCCACTGAGGGAGGCATCTCTCAAAAACTGCTCGAAGCCCGGCTCCATCTCAGGTGGCCGCTCGGGCGAGCACTCAACGAACTCGAAACGCTTGACCGCAGCCGGCCCAAGCCGCTTGTTGAGGACGACTTCCATGCCGAACGATCTTAAGTCTATGTCCCAGGAGTCTATCATTGGATGGAGGAACGACACACAGCTTTCCAGCGAGACCTGGAACATGTCGGTGTCCAGAAACTCCAGCATGGCCACCCGGACCTGTTCAAAACTGCGTTCGCTGTGCTCCGCCAAGGCCCGCAACCAGGCCTCATTGCGCAGTTCCTCGCGTGCCACGGCCTGGGCCGTATCGAGAATCTTCTGCGTCACCAGCCGCTCTAGTTCGCCAAACGGATCCTTCTCGAAGATCCGGCGAACCTCTTCCCGGCTACCGGGTTCGCACTTTCGGAGGATCAGGTCGCGGCAGTCCTTGAAGAGGGGCGTAGGCGGCTGCGCCACCCGCTTCTTCAACTCCTGCTGGCGCTGAAGGTCGGCCAGCCTGGAGAGTTCTCCTGAAGGCAGCCGAAGTACCCGCTCGACCTTCTCGTAGATGTCGGTTCGTCCAGGCGCGGGCGGAGCCTTCTTCCGGCCCAACAATTGGGAGATGTAGGACTCCGTCACCTGTGCGGAGGCAGCGAGGTCCTTTTGGTCCAGGCCCAGTTCGCTCAGGCGCTGCCTGATTAATAGCGAAACGTCCACGTGTGCTCCGGCTTGAAAGTGACTTAACTTCTCTGAGTAAATCAGCGGCTCCCAATTGTGTCACTTCCCGCCTTGACTTGCAAGCACGGTTAACTAATAATGGTTAATGTCTGGACAGCTCCGTTCACTCACGGACTGCCTGAACTAAGTCAGGCCGTCTGTCCCGTCCTCTTAGGCACAACCCGACAACCGGAGGAGGTTGCCATGACAAAGGACTGTCTCTGCCCAGAAGTTGCGTGGCCGTCATCGGTCCTGCCAGTGGGAATCCCAACGGGACGCCGCGCAGGCGGCGCATGATGCTCAAGACGGTGAAGCTCAGCACCCACGAAATTGAGTTGCTTGTCTCCCTTGCCTCCGATCAACTGTTCCGCCGAGAATTCATCGATCCGAAGATGCCCGGGCATGTTTCGAAGTCGGAAGACATTACCCTGGGCAAATCGCTGGTGGCCCGCCTGAAGGCGGTGCTGGACCAGGACAAGGTGCGAACCGCTCTACCCGGGAAGAAAACAGGATGAAATTCGATTGCCCTCACCGTGGGGCAACTCATGCCATTTGAGAGGCCCTTCCCCCGGCCGTTCACGGTCAGCTCCATCCGGGAGCACGCGCCGGCGCTGCCCGGTGTATTCGGGCTTTCGAACTCGCGCGAGTGGCTGTATATCGGCGAGGCCGAGAACATCCAGGCCGCATTGCTGGAACACATGGTGTCGGCCGGCTCCGCCGCACCCCACCAGCAGCCTACCGGTTTTGTCTTTGAAGTCTGCGATCGGGCCCGCCAAGCAGTGCGGCAAGCCAGCCTGATGCACGAGTACAAGCTGACAGGGCAGTCCCAACGGCCGTCGCAGCGGTGATTGCCGAGAGGGAAAGGAGAATTCGATTGGAGAAACCGAAGATGCAGTTCGTATTGACCGGGTTCAAAGAGATTCTGGGCGCGCGAGTCTTCCAGTTCGAAGGGGTTGCCGCGGACCGCAGTCGAACTCCGTATAGCGTCACGACCAACCTGGCGATGTCGCGCCAGTATGGGATCCGGCTGCAGGAACTGCCGCTGCTGTGCCGGTCGGTGCTGGAGCAAGGTTACGAGGCCACCACCAACCATGCGTTCACGTATGCCGAGGCCGATATGAGCCGGTATGCCGAATGCGCGGCGGCGCGAGTGGAAGCGGCGCACCGCAGGAAGGCTCCGCGGCGTCCGTTGACCGACCATGTCGGCGCGGCGTGGCGCGACCCGACTCGTTAGTCCGTTATTCATGGCGCAGCGCCTCGATGGGGTCCAGCTGCGCGGCTTTGCGCGCGGGCACAAAGCCGAAGA encodes the following:
- a CDS encoding helix-turn-helix domain-containing protein; protein product: MDVSLLIRQRLSELGLDQKDLAASAQVTESYISQLLGRKKAPPAPGRTDIYEKVERVLRLPSGELSRLADLQRQQELKKRVAQPPTPLFKDCRDLILRKCEPGSREEVRRIFEKDPFGELERLVTQKILDTAQAVAREELRNEAWLRALAEHSERSFEQVRVAMLEFLDTDMFQVSLESCVSFLHPMIDSWDIDLRSFGMEVVLNKRLGPAAVKRFEFVECSPERPPEMEPGFEQFLRDASLSGSATEEEIEFLRKLKFDGRRPSALYYYRELQSLRDPLHFQAAPESGGVQ